The nucleotide window TACGGTCAGCACAATGCGCTCATGTGCGGATTTCGGAGGGCCCGAGGTGCGGTCGTCGTGACGATGGACGACGATCTGCAGAACCCGCCCGAAGAGATCCCGAAGCTGTTGAAGGCTCTGCGCGAACGAGACCTCGATCTCGTCTACGGCGGGTACGAATCGAAACGCCACAGCTCGTGGCGGAATGCCGGCTCGCTGATGGTGAACGTGTTCTACAGGGCCGTCTTCCGCAACGACGTCACGGTAACCTCGTTTCGAGCCATTCGGTGTCCACTGCTCGACGCCATCCTGGAATACGACCTGAATTACACGTTCGTCGACGGCCTGCTGGCGTGGAACACACGGCGGATCGGTCAGACTCCCGTCGTCCACGAGGCACGACGCGAGGGTCGCTCGGGATACAACGTCCGCAAGCTGTCGCTGCTGGCGCTCAACCTGTTCACGAACTTCTCCCTCATGCCGCTCCAGATCGTCTCGGCGTGCGGGTTGTTCGTCTCGACGGTCGGATTTCTGCTGGCGTTTTACTACCTGGCCTGCGCCCTGGCGTCCGAGATCGTTGTGCCTGGATACGCATCCACGATCATCGCGATCCTGATTATTGGGGGCACGCAGCTTCTGGGCTTGGGAATCATCGGCGAGTATCTCGGTCGGCTGCATCTCAACGTGAACCGAAAGCCGCAATATCGCGTTCGTGAGGAGTCGAGTCCGCGCCAGGAGATTGCCGCCAGCGGTGCACGGAACATCCGCCTGGACGAAGCTCATGGCCGGGAGCCGCGTTCACACTCCACAACGGGGGAGCGTTCGCATGTCGATTGAGACCGCCGCCGCGGCGGCAGAGGTCGTTCACCGGGACGACGAGTACGACAGCCGCGAATTCGCCATGCTCCGGCGGATGCAGGAACACCACTTCTGGTATCGCGGCCGTCATCGCTTCCTGCTCGACGCGGTGCGTCGGCACATCGAGACTCCCGCTCGGATCGTCGATCTGGGCGGCGGCTGCGGCGGGTGGGTTGATTACCTCGCCGGGCGATCGGGCTTTCCGATCGAGGAACTCGCACTCGCGGATTCGTCGCAGGTTGCGCTCGATCTAGCGGCAGACGCCCTTCCTCCCCAGGTCGCAAGGCTCCGCGTCGACCTGCTGAACCTCCCCTGGACGAATCGCTGGACGTCGGCCTTCCTTCTGGACGTCATCGAGCACATCCCCGACCATCACGAGGCGTTGCGACAGGTCTACCACGCGCTAAAGCCGGGCGGAACGCTCTTTATCACGGTGCCGGCGCTTCGCCAGTTCTGGAGCTGGAACGACGACTTCGCCCGTCATCAACGCCGGTATCACCGGCGGGAAATGATCGAACTCGGGATCGAGTGTGGATATGAAGTCGTCGACGTGCGGTACTTCATGTTCCTCCTGAGCCCGATTCTGCTGCTGAGCCGGGCGCTGACCGGGCGTAAGATCGACAAGGCGACGGAGGAAGAACGTCGCGAGTTGGCGACGAAGATGCACGCCGTCCCCGCGGCTCCAATCAACGAACTCCTGTCGGCGGCGTTTGGGCTGGAGACGCCGCTTGGACGGCTCGTCCGCTTCCCCTGGGGGACCTCGTTGCTGGCCGTCCTGCGGAAGCCTAAGGCCTGAGTCGACCGACGGTTCACCGCGTTAGCACGGCCGAACGTCCATCGTCGTACACGGTTTTCGGGTAGTTCTCTCGGATGTAGCGATCCAGATAAGCGTGCGCGACCTTGCCCCGGCGCGCCAGATCGTCGCTCGGCCAGGCGGAGCCGTTCGGCGGGCACTTGCTCGACGGAACAATGACGACCGCAGGAGGATCGGCCTGGATCGCGGCGAGATTCGCCGCTGCGTCCTCCGGCGCATCGAACACCCCCGCGTAATAGCCATGCAGCCGGCCGCTCATGGGTCGTTGCGCGATCGTGAGGAGCTGGGAGTCGAGCGGAAAGACGAGAACCGAGTCGTTCGGTGCAGTCTGCTCGCGAAGATACCTGGCGACGGCCGTCGCCGGGGCGTCGAACTCAAGCGGGCGTGCGAGGCCGGCCAGTCGCGCTCCGGGGGTAGGGCCGATCGGTACGAGGTCCCAGCGCGAGTACGGCGTCATCCCGTAAGCCGCGTAGGCCAGAACGCCCCCGGCGAGGAGCCCGCAGGTCGCGGCGCTTGCGCGGAGGCTAGGCCGATTCGTCGGATCGATCGCCGCGGTTCGAAGCATCCCCAGAAGTTCGAACGCCGCCACGATGACGGGTGGAATGACCTGAAGCAGGTGAGCCGGATCGCGGCGGTGCATCGCCTGGTGAACCACAGCCAGGCCGACGAGCGCCGAGGCGAGCAGGAACAGCGATTTTGGGGTTGCGCCTCGTCTCCACGAGCGGACCAATCCCACCAGTAAAGCGATGCCCAGAATCAGAGCGGCGGATGCGTAGCCCAACTGAATCGCGAACAAGGGGGCCATGGGCGCAGCCATCCCCCGAGAGACGACTAGCGCCCCATGCAACGAACTCGCCAGAAACTGCCAGGGTGCTGTTAACCCGCCGACGTAAGCCAGGTAAATCAGCCACCCGATCGGAAAGCATGCGGCGACTGAAAGGAATGTTGCGGAGGAGCGGACGAATTCGCGGCGATCGCGTCGAAGCTCGACGAAGGCGATCATCGCGCTGACCGCCGCCCCGGCGAACGTTCCCATGTCCAGCCGGAAGAGCCAGCCCAGTCCAACGATCGCACCGGAAGCCGCTAGCCAGCTTCGTTTTCGATCGTCTGCCGCATATAACCAGCCCTGGATCGACCAAAGCGTGGCCAGCGGGATCAACCACACGTACCACTTGTAGTAGCGTGCCATCAGCACGTAGCCGACGATCGCCGAGGCCACTCCAGCCCATCGAGACCATTCCCGCCTCGAGAGGGAGTAAAGCAGTGTGAAGCAGAGCGAATAGCCCCCGGCGCACAGCAGCGTTTCACCCCAGAGCGACCCGCTCAAACGAAGCCCGAGAGCGCTTGTGAGCATGGCCATCGGCCCGTAAACCGTGACGATGTCCAGCCCCGGAGTTTTCCCCAGCAACGCCTGGCCCCCGATCGCGAGTTGATACCCGTGGTCTCGGCTGGTCAGGTAGTAATCAACCCCCGGCGCTTTGAGCAGAATCAAGGCCAGGAACACGGTGAATATGGCGATCGTCGCGAAGGATTCCGCTAGACCTGAAGGCTGCGTGGCGCCGCCCTCCGAGGCGAGGCGAAGAAAACGGCGGTGGATCATCCGGCGAGGTTCGGAGAGTTGGACCTGACGATCGAGCATGACGGAGCCTCTGACCCGGACATGAGGAGCCTCGAACGACTTCGAGAGCCCTAGCCGGCGGCTTCTTACCTCAAGTCGGAGTGAGACGCAACGCCAAGGCCGTGCCATGGATGCTTGCCCGGCTCACGCGTGAGGACTACGATGATCGCCAAAACGATCTCAGTCCGATTGCCGAGGGCGAGGCGATGAATCGGTTGGCGGAACGGATCGGCTCTTCGTTCGACCCGGTTTCGGAAAACCCCGCGCGACGAGGCGTTCAGTGGGCGTTGGTCGTGGTGGTGGGGCTGCTCGGCGTTTTCGCCGCGCATCATCCAATGATCTTCTCCGGCTTCAGCCGGATTCAGACCGACCTGGGCGATTCAAGGCTTCTGAACTACCTGCTGGAGCACGGCTGGCTTTGGGTTAATCGAACGCCGGGCCACGATCGGTTTTGGGACGCCCCCTTCTTCCACCCGGTCAAGAACGTCATCGCGTACACCGACTCCATGTTCAGCTACGGCCCCTTTTACTGGCCGTTTCGCCTGGTCGGCTTCTCTCCTGAGGTCTCCTTCGGCCTCTTCCTGATCACCTCGACGGTCTTGAACTATGCTGCGGGAGTGCTCCTCTTTGGGCGAGGACTGGGTTTCGGCGCGCCGGCAACGGCGGCGGGAGCGGGTTTGATCGCTTTCGGCGCGCCACGAATGAATCAGCTAATGCACGCGCAGCTGGTCCCGTTCTTCTATCTACTGATCGCCCTGTACGCGCTCTGCCGAATCATCCGCGAGGGAACCGCAAGTGCGGCCGAACGCGCGTCGTGGTGGATTGTCTTTGCCCTGGGTGTCGCGGCGCAGTTCTACGGAGGCGTCTACCTCGGCTGGTTCTTTGGTGTGGCTCTCGCGCTTACGGCGGTAACCGCCCTGGTACT belongs to Paludisphaera rhizosphaerae and includes:
- a CDS encoding class I SAM-dependent methyltransferase, giving the protein MSIETAAAAAEVVHRDDEYDSREFAMLRRMQEHHFWYRGRHRFLLDAVRRHIETPARIVDLGGGCGGWVDYLAGRSGFPIEELALADSSQVALDLAADALPPQVARLRVDLLNLPWTNRWTSAFLLDVIEHIPDHHEALRQVYHALKPGGTLFITVPALRQFWSWNDDFARHQRRYHRREMIELGIECGYEVVDVRYFMFLLSPILLLSRALTGRKIDKATEEERRELATKMHAVPAAPINELLSAAFGLETPLGRLVRFPWGTSLLAVLRKPKA
- a CDS encoding glycosyltransferase family 2 protein, whose translation is MSMVDVSVVVPVYNSEKTLHALVERLVDVLEAAGTTHEFIFVDDGSADGSWRVLQAIRSKRPDRVVIVQLMRNYGQHNALMCGFRRARGAVVVTMDDDLQNPPEEIPKLLKALRERDLDLVYGGYESKRHSSWRNAGSLMVNVFYRAVFRNDVTVTSFRAIRCPLLDAILEYDLNYTFVDGLLAWNTRRIGQTPVVHEARREGRSGYNVRKLSLLALNLFTNFSLMPLQIVSACGLFVSTVGFLLAFYYLACALASEIVVPGYASTIIAILIIGGTQLLGLGIIGEYLGRLHLNVNRKPQYRVREESSPRQEIAASGARNIRLDEAHGREPRSHSTTGERSHVD